One genomic window of Cupriavidus oxalaticus includes the following:
- the trmL gene encoding tRNA (uridine(34)/cytosine(34)/5-carboxymethylaminomethyluridine(34)-2'-O)-methyltransferase TrmL, whose protein sequence is MFNVVLVEPEIPPNTGNVIRLCANTGAQLHLVKPLGFPLEDARMRRAGLDYHEYATMRVHESWDALMASEQPDPARMFALTTRGSTPFGQVEFRPGDWFVFGSETRGLSPERREWFPPAQRIRLPMRPDNRSLNLSNTVAVVVFEAWRQNGFAGGS, encoded by the coding sequence ATGTTCAACGTCGTCCTGGTCGAACCCGAGATCCCGCCCAATACCGGCAATGTGATCCGCCTGTGCGCCAACACCGGCGCGCAGCTGCACCTGGTGAAACCGCTGGGATTCCCGCTGGAAGACGCGCGCATGCGCCGCGCCGGGCTGGACTACCACGAGTACGCGACCATGCGCGTGCATGAAAGCTGGGACGCGCTGATGGCCAGCGAGCAACCCGATCCCGCGCGCATGTTCGCGCTGACCACGCGCGGCTCGACACCGTTCGGACAGGTGGAATTCAGGCCGGGGGACTGGTTTGTGTTTGGCTCGGAAACGCGCGGGCTGTCGCCGGAGCGGCGCGAGTGGTTCCCACCGGCGCAGCGCATCCGGCTGCCGATGCGGCCGGACAACCGCAGTCTCAATCTGTCGAATACGGTGGCGGTGGTGGTGTTCGAGGCGTGGCGGCAGAACGGGTTCGCGGGCGGTAGCTAG